The genomic DNA CCGAACGGGTAGGCCCCGCCGGCCTGACCCGTGCCACCGGGATCACCGGACTGGTTACCGTAATCGGCGACGGACGTGCCGTTGCTTCCGGTCTGGGCCCGGGTGGTGTTGGGGGGTTCGGGGTTGACGGCGTTCTGGCCCGCCAGGCCCGTCTGCCCCCTGCCGCCGTTACCGCCGTTGCCGAAGATCACACCCCCGTCGCCGCCGTTGCCACCGGCTTGGCCCAGGGCCACTGCATCACTGCCGTTTCCACCGTTACCGATGAGTCCGGCGTGGCCCCCGCTTCCGCCGTTGGCGCCGTTGCCTCCGTTACCCCAGAGCAATCCGCCGTTTCCGCCGTTGCAGGCCCGCCCAACGCAGTCCGCGGCGGCGTCCAGCCCATCGCCGAACAGTCCCAGGAACGGGCCCGCCGGAGCTCCGCTGCTGACCACGGTGGTCCGCGATGGGGCGTGATCCCCATAGGTCAGGCCACCGGCAACACAATCGGAGTCGGCGGCCGGTGAGCAGTCGCGCGGCGGGGCCGCCAAGGCCGTCGTGGCGAACAGCACCCCCGCGCCCACTGCAGCCCCCGACAGGCCGGTCACGATCAGCAGACGGGTCACGACGGGTGACGCTGATGCCGATGTTGTGGCGATGACCATCAACCATGCCCTTTCACGGACAGCGTTTGGCCCACCCCGCCGGTGCCGGGTGCGTGCACACGGATTCCATAACTGTCCGTAACGTTATTATCATCCGCGAGCATGAATTTCTAGCAAATCACACCGAGGAATTCGGCCTGGGGTCGTCCCGTCGTCGCTGACGTGGACGGATGTCGTGCGGTCAGGCCGGAACGCGGACGGGCAGGCCCGCCGCCCGGTACATGGCATCGATCACGGACATGTTCTCGACGGAATCTTCGGGTGGGGTCAACGTCGGGGTCGCGCCCGCCACCGCCGCAGCGAAGGCATCGAGCTGATAACGGTAGCTGGGTCGCCGCGGAAAACGCTCCACCCGGCGACCGGCAGCAGTCCGGACCGAGAGGCGATGGAATAGCTGGGGTGTCACCGGATTGAGCACGGCCATGTCACCGCGGTCGCCGGTCACCCGGGCGCTCAGCCGCAACAGCGTCGACGACCACATCGAACACTGCACCCGTCCGGTGTGACCGCCGTCGAACGCCAGGTCGGCGCTCATTGCACGGTCCACGCGCGCATCGTGCATGATCGCCTCAGCGGAGACCACCCGCGGAGTCGACCCGCCGAGGGTGCGCACCAGGTGTACCGCGTAGCACCCCGCGTCCATCGCCGCGCCGCCCGCCAGGTCGTAGTTGTAGCGAATATCCGAGAACATCGGCAGCGGAAAACACATCGCGGCCTGGACCCGGACCAAGGTGCCCAGTTCCCCCGACGCGACGATGTGTTCCATCCTGCGCATCAAGGGGTGGTACCGGTAGTGGAATGCTTCCATCACCACCAGCCCGGTAGCCGACGCCAACGCCGAGATGTCGCGCGCCTCGACAGCATTTGCAGTGAAGGGCTTCTCGCAGAGCACGTGCTTGCCCGCTTCCAGTGCCGCGCGGGTCCATCTCCCGTGCAATCCATTCGGCAACGGGTTGTACACCGCGTCGATGTCCGGGTCGTCGATCAGGGCCTGGTAATCGGCAAGTGCCCGCGGAACGCCGTGACGGTCGGCGAACGTCCGCGCGCGTGCGACGTCTCGTGCAGCCACGGCCTCGACCACCACGTCGGTGGTACCGCGGGCCGGTTTGACGAGCGCCGTCGGGGCTATCCGCGCTGCGCCCAGCACGCCGATGCGGATCGGAGCTGTCATCTGAGCTGACGCAGGCCTATTTGCGCCACAACACACCGGTCCCGTCGATGTCGACGATCTCGGCCGCGATGCCGTGCTTGGCCCGGTAATCGAGAACAGCCTGCTGGCAGGCTTTCACGGCCAGAAAGTCGTCGACGATGCAGAATCCGCCGGTCGAGAGCCTGGGGTACAGCGCTTCGAGGGCCTGGATGGTCGATTCGTACAGGTCACCGTCGAGCCGGAGCACCGAGATCCGTTCGACGGGTGCACTGTGCAGGGTGTCCTTGAACCACCCGGGCAGAAATTGGACCCGCTCATCGAGCAGTCCGTATCGTTCGAAGTTGGCCTTCACCTGCTCTTGCGAGACGCCGAGGATGCCGGCCGCGAAGTCGGCTCTGATCCCTTTGTCTGCCTTGTAATTTGCCGGGTCAGACCGGGGAACTCCCTGGAACGAGTCGGCCACCCACACAGTGCGGCTGTGATCACCGTAGGCGGCCAGCACCGCACGCATCAGGATGCACGCACCCCCGCGCCACACTCCACACTCGATGAGATCACCGGGAACATCGTCCTCGAGCACCGTCTCCACACAGTGCTGCAGGCTGGTCAACCTCTCCATCCCGATCATGGTCTCGGCTTCTGCCGGCCAGTCGAGGCCGAGGTCCCGAGCGCTGCGGTCCGATGTGGTGGCACCCCGCAACAGCGGAGTCAACGTGTTCACGGTCTTGAGCAGAAGGCGGCGGCGCAGCGGCCACTCCGAGGGAACCCGCTCGTGCATACCGTACCGGGTGAGGTTGCGCCGAAGCAGATCCAGATAGAGCGACCTGACGTCGTGATCGGTAATCGTCACCTTCACCTCTGTGTTCGACTCGTGCGGTCCCCGGTGGCCGCAGCGGCGCTGAGTCTAGACAGCTCGGTGCCGCGGTTTGATGTGTTTGGTCAGATCATGGCGGGATCGGACTCGAATTCATCTGTCTCACTCGATGTTTGATGTTTGCGGGAGTAGCGAGTCTTCGACGGGACCGCGCGCCCCGGCGCTGGGGTCCTACTCTGCCGGGAACCGTTGCTGGGCAACCTCGGTGCCAGGGGGGTGACGCTGGGATGTGCGGGCGAAGTCCTCGGCGAGATCGGCCGCGGTGGCGACACTGTCGGCGGCGTCGGTCATCTCGGCGGCCACCGCGCGGGCTCTCATGGTGTACTCCGGACGAAGGATCACTCGCAGGTCCTTCACCAGCGTCTCTTCGGTGGTGGCCGAGAATCTCCGGGTGGCGCCCACCTTCAGGCCTTTGATGGCCGCTCCCCAGATCACCTGAACATCAGCCATCCACAGGATCAGTGTCGGAACACCCGCACGCAGGCTCGCCGCGGTGGTTCCCGCACCACCGTGGTGGACCACCGCCCGGCACGCCGGGAAGATCTGCGCGTAGTTCATCGCCTCGACGACCTTGACATGCCCGTGCTCCGGACCGCCGCTGAAATCGGTCCACCCGGCACACACCAGGGCCCGCTGCCCGAGCCTCCGGGTGGCCGCGGCGATCATCTCGAGCATGTCTGCCGGCGAGGCCACCGGAATACTGCCGAATCCGAAGCAGATCGGCGGCGTGCCCGTGTCGATCCACGTCATCACGTCCTCGTCGGCATCGGTCACGGAACCGAGCGTCAGAGTGCCGACGAACGGCCGGCGCACCCCGGGCTGGGCGGCCCATTCCTTCGCGAGCCCGGGGAAGCACAGATGGTCGTAAGCCTGGATCTCCAGGGAGTCGCGGGCAGCGATCCGGCCGGGCGCCGGACCCGAGGCAGGGGCCAGGCCGAGTTCTCGTCGCTGAACGTTCTCCACGGCGCGCACTCCCCGCCACACGAGCCACTCATAGGCCCTCATCAACGCCCGGATCACCGGCGCAGGCAGAGTCGGTACGAGGTGGCCGTTGACCCGGATCGGGAACCACAGCACGGTGGCCAGCGGGATGTCCCGGTACTCGGCGACATTCGCGGCCAACTCCTGGTAACTCACGCCGGTGACCAGGAGATCGGCTCCCTGGGTGAACATCTGCAGACATTCGCTCATCTCTGCCCAGGCCTGCATGCCCGGCTCCCGTGATCTCCTCAGGTACGCCGCGACGTCGCGGACCTTCCAGAAATTGCGGAAGAGGTAGGCCCAGAAGTCACGGGTGTCCTCCAGCCAGGCCTGGGTGCCGGGACCATAGGCGACGGCCGCCACGCCCCCGTCCTGCGCCGAGGCGATCAGGTCGGGTGGCACCGCCAGGCAGACATCATGACCGCGTCGGGTCAGCTCGCGACCGACGGCGATGCCTGGTTCCACATCGCCGCGGGTGCCGTAGAACGCCAGGATGAATTTCATTATCCGGATGCGCCTTTCACGTGCTCACAACGATCGTCAGGCCCAGGTGCCGGTGCGCCTGTGCACTGCTGCCAGCAGGCCGAGCGACAGGGTCACCACGGCGGGCGGGAGCAGTCGGTTC from Mycolicibacterium tokaiense includes the following:
- a CDS encoding Gfo/Idh/MocA family protein, which produces MTAPIRIGVLGAARIAPTALVKPARGTTDVVVEAVAARDVARARTFADRHGVPRALADYQALIDDPDIDAVYNPLPNGLHGRWTRAALEAGKHVLCEKPFTANAVEARDISALASATGLVVMEAFHYRYHPLMRRMEHIVASGELGTLVRVQAAMCFPLPMFSDIRYNYDLAGGAAMDAGCYAVHLVRTLGGSTPRVVSAEAIMHDARVDRAMSADLAFDGGHTGRVQCSMWSSTLLRLSARVTGDRGDMAVLNPVTPQLFHRLSVRTAAGRRVERFPRRPSYRYQLDAFAAAVAGATPTLTPPEDSVENMSVIDAMYRAAGLPVRVPA
- a CDS encoding glycosyltransferase; this encodes MKFILAFYGTRGDVEPGIAVGRELTRRGHDVCLAVPPDLIASAQDGGVAAVAYGPGTQAWLEDTRDFWAYLFRNFWKVRDVAAYLRRSREPGMQAWAEMSECLQMFTQGADLLVTGVSYQELAANVAEYRDIPLATVLWFPIRVNGHLVPTLPAPVIRALMRAYEWLVWRGVRAVENVQRRELGLAPASGPAPGRIAARDSLEIQAYDHLCFPGLAKEWAAQPGVRRPFVGTLTLGSVTDADEDVMTWIDTGTPPICFGFGSIPVASPADMLEMIAAATRRLGQRALVCAGWTDFSGGPEHGHVKVVEAMNYAQIFPACRAVVHHGGAGTTAASLRAGVPTLILWMADVQVIWGAAIKGLKVGATRRFSATTEETLVKDLRVILRPEYTMRARAVAAEMTDAADSVATAADLAEDFARTSQRHPPGTEVAQQRFPAE
- a CDS encoding TylF/MycF/NovP-related O-methyltransferase, whose protein sequence is MTITDHDVRSLYLDLLRRNLTRYGMHERVPSEWPLRRRLLLKTVNTLTPLLRGATTSDRSARDLGLDWPAEAETMIGMERLTSLQHCVETVLEDDVPGDLIECGVWRGGACILMRAVLAAYGDHSRTVWVADSFQGVPRSDPANYKADKGIRADFAAGILGVSQEQVKANFERYGLLDERVQFLPGWFKDTLHSAPVERISVLRLDGDLYESTIQALEALYPRLSTGGFCIVDDFLAVKACQQAVLDYRAKHGIAAEIVDIDGTGVLWRK